The sequence TCCGAATAAAACCAATGAGGGTAATAATAATGATGAAGCGCAATATTCTTGCAGTAGTAATCCCAGCATTGTTAGCAGCTGGCGCAGCTAATGCAGCAGAAATCTACAACAAAGACGGCAACAAACTTGACCTGTACGGTAAAGTTGACGCGCGTCACCAGTTCTCTGACAACAAAGGTCAAGACGGCGACGAAACTTATGTTCGTTTTGGCTTCAAAGGTGAAACCCAAATTACTAGCCAACTGACCGGTTACGGCCAGTGGGAATACAACGTTCAGGCTAACCACGCTGAATCTCAAGGCGACAAAGGCAACAAAACCCGTCTGGGCTTTGCTGGTCTGAAATTTGCTGAATTCGGTTCATTGGACTACGGCCGTAACTACGGCGTAATCTATGACGTTAACGCATGGACCGACATGCTGCCAGTGTTCGGTGGCGACTCCATCTCTAACTCTGATAACTACATGACTGGCCGTTCTACTGGTCTGGCTACTTATCGTAACACCAACTTCTTCGGTCTGGTTGATGGCCTGAACTTTGCTCTGCAATATCAAGGCAAAAACGAAGATGGTCGTGATGGTTCTACCACAACAGGTGGTATTACTACCTTTAATAACCTGAAAGATCAGAATGGCGACGGTTTCGGTATCTCCTCTACTTATGATATCGGTTACGGTGTAAACTTCGGTGCTGGTTTCTCTTCTTCAAACCGTACTGACGAACAAAAACGTTTCAGCACTGCTCCTGGCGAAAAAGCTCAGGCATGGAACGTTGGTGCTAAATACGACGCAAACAACGTATACTTGGCTGTAATGTATGCTGAAACTCAAAACATGACTCCATACGGCGATGCTAATGATACTATCGCTAACAAGACTCGTGACATTGAAATCACTGCACAGTACCAGTTCGACTTCGGTCTGCGTCCATCTTTAGGCTATGTACAGTCTAAAGGTAAGGATCTGGATGACGCAGCTGGCGACAACCATGATCTGGTGAAATATGTTTCTGTTGGTACTTACTACGCGTTCAACAAAAACATGACCACCTATGTTGATTACAAAATCAACTTGATGGATAAAGATGCATTCACCGAAGCTAACGGTCTGTTGACAGACGACGTTGTTGGTGTTGGCTTGGTTTACCAGTTCTAAGTTAAACTTAATCAGGCAGTTTATCTGCTGACATAAGTTGAAAAAAGGCAGGGCTTCGGCTCTGCCTTTTTGTTTCTATCCTTAGCCAAAATATAGGGATATTCCGCTGTCAATGGCTCTATTGTGCCGATTTTTCACCCTGAATCCCCCCGCCTCACAACATTCATTTCTTTTTATCGCAAACGGTTGGCAAAGACCGCAACTGGCGTTACCCTGATGGTTCTGTTTGCTTAACGCTAAGCCATGGAAGCCTCTGACATGTTTGAAAAAATCACTGCTGCACCTGCGGACCCTATTCTGGGCCTGACCGATATTTTCCGCGCGGATGACCGCCCTAATAAAATCAACCTGGGGATCGGCGTCTACAAAGACGAAACCGGTAAAACGCCGGTGCTCACCAGCGTGAAAAAAGCTGAGCAGTATTTGCTGGAAAACGAAGTTACCAAAAACTATCTGGATATTGGTGGCCTACCGGCTTTCGCCAGTTGCACTCAGGAACTGTTGTTCGGTAGCCAGAGCGCCATTATCGCCGATAAACGTGCGCGTACCGCTCAAACCCCTGGTGGGACTGGCGGGTTACGTATCGCTGCTGATTTTATCGCCCACCAAACCAGCGCCAAACGTGTCTGGGTCAGTAATCCAAGCTGGCCGAACCATAAAAATATCTTCGCTGCTGCCGGGCTGGAAGTGGTTGAGTATGCTTATTATGACGCAGCGAACCATGCGCTAGATTTCGATGGGCTATTAAATAGCCTGTCAGAAGCTCAGGCTGGCGACGTCGTGCTGTTCCATGGCTGCTGCCATAACCCAACCGGCATCGATCCAACTGAAGCCCAGTGGAGCCAACTGGCTGAACTGTCAGTAGCTAAAGGTTGGTTGCCACTGTTTGACTTCGCTTATCAGGGCTTTGCCAAAGGGCTGGAAGAAGATGCTCAGGGCCTGCGAATTTTCGCCGCGACACATCAAGAGTTGATTGTTTGCAGCTCTTATTCAAAAAACTTCGGCCTGTACAACGAGCGTGTTGGGGCTTGCACTGTCGTTGCAGCAAGCAACGATGTAGCTGATATTGCGTTCAGTCAGGTTAAAGCGGTTATCCGTGCTAACTACTCTAACCCACCAGCGCATGGCGCCTCTGTAGTTGCCACAATTTTGAGCACCCCAGCACTGCGCGCGATTTGGGAACAAGAACTGGCCGATATGCGCCAGCGAATCCACCGTATGCGTCAGTTGTTTGTGAATACGTTGCAGGAAAAAGGCGCGAAACAAGATTTCAGCTTTATCATTAACCAGAATGGCATGTTCTCGTTCAGTGGCCTGACCAAAGAGCAAGTTCTACGCCTGCGTAATGAGTTCGCTGTTTACGCGGTTAACTCTGGTCGAGTCAACGTTGCTGGTATGACGCCGGACAACATGGCTCCACTGTGTGAAGCTATCGTCGCTGTGCTCTAATTAGTGCTTTATGACGGGTCACTGACCGTAAAAGGGTGCCTTTGCAGGTACCCTTTTATTTTTCTTAATATGTCAGATCAAACAACAGCTCTTAATGGAACATATATTTGGCAAATTCGCTCATAGGCATCGGCCGGCCAAACATATAGCCTTGCAGGTAATCAACATTGTGAGCCTGCAAATAACGCATCTGTGTGTCGTTTTCGACCCCCTCGGCAATCGTCTGTAACCCCAGTCGGGTCGCCAAATCAATAACATTACCCACAATGTGACTTGAGAGCGCATCGGAGCCAATCATGCCGACAAAACTTTGGTCTATTTTCAAGAAATCGACTTTAAACTTCTGCAAGTAACTCAGACTTGAATGTCCGGTGCCAAAATCGTCAATAGCAATAAAGACACCAAGAGCATGGAGTTCTGCGAATAATCGGTCAGTCATCTCATCTGCAACAATCAATTTGCGCTCGGTTAATTCCAGCGTAATATTAATTTTATTGCCGCCAAAAGCCTGAATGAAATTACGGCAGTCATCTAATAGGCTCAAATCACGGCAATGGTTGGCGCTAATATTAAAGCCAAAATGGAAACCTTCCGGTAATTGATTTACATAAGGGGCAAATCTTGCACTCACCTGCTGCATAATAGAACGAGTCATTGGCACAATCAGTTCGCTATCCTCGGCCATCGGAATAAAATGATTTGGTTGAATCATTCCCTGCCCAGGATGCTGCCAGCGCATTAATACTTCACAGCCAATCCAATATTTCTCTTTACCCGAAACAATGGGCTGCATGTAAGGAATAAACTCGTTATTTTCTAATGCCTGTTTTAATACCTGAGTGGGTGATGCCGCTCGGCCCGATAACCAAAAAACAAGTACAGCTGATCCGATACTCATTAAGATGAAGAATATCAGGCTACCTTGAGTATATTGCCAAACGTAGGCCAAATATTGCTGATTAGAGAGTGTTGTGCTTAACGAATAAGCAAACTTATCTGACGCCAAATAGAGTAACTCCCCCTTCTTCTGAGGCGCGCCGACATGTACTGCACCTGCCGCGTCCATCCACTGATTACCCACTCTCAGTTGCAACTGAATATCACCACTCAGCAGATTAAGGATACTACGCAGGTAATAGCCATCGACGGCAACCAAAATACTGTAATCACCTCGTTCCTGTCGGTACACCATTAAAGCGCGGTCGGGTGTAACATCATTACCCGACATTAACTCGAGTTGCCCATCGACAAATACATTTAAATCAAAAGGGGCAGAAAGCGGGCCATATATTGAGGAGCAAAAAATGGTCGAACCCTTGGCAAAAGAGACAGAGCGAACATCTGGCACCATGACCACTTGATCCCGTAAGTTCTGTACAACTTGCAAGCAAGGTTTTCCCAGTCCGGTTTCGACTTGGATAGCCGCATGTTGCAAGTTATTAAATATCTGATCGAAGCGCACCCTACCTTGTAATAGTTTGGTCTCTGCATCCTGATGCATATTTGCTTTGGTTTGCCCATAAATCACAACAGCACCTAGCAACAGAAACAGTAAAAATACCATGCAAGAAAAACCAAGCCGGGACAGGAACTTATTCAGTCTGAAACGACGAAATGGCATAGTGGATCCCATTGAAAAGCGCTCGTAATATTACTAGCTCAAAACGGCAGTAAGAACCATGCCGCGTCAATATCAATTACTGCTGGTTAGTGGCGCTATCTGGCCATTATACCCCGTCAATATCGCAGCGATAGCACTCTGCTCAATGGATATCATTATTATGATAACAGCACAAATAAATAGCCGCTGATTGGCTCACAAAGCACATTGTTCACTTATTAAATATAATGCAAAAAGACACCGAATGGTGCCTTCCTTTTGGTTGTGTACTCTTATAATGCGACTAAAATATTTGTCATCACCAAATAGCAGGTTCTTCACGTATAAATGGATTAGTCTGCCGCTCATGCCCTAGTGTAGACATTGGGCCATGGCCGGGGATAAAGGTTATATCATCGCCCAATGGCAGCAATTTAGTCCGAATGGAGTTGATCAATTGCTGGTGATCACCACGCGGAAAATCACTGCGCCCAACCCCGCCATTAAAGATAACATCACCCACTAACGCCAGGCGACCTTGCTGGTCAATGAAAACAATATGCCCCGGCGTATGGCCAGGGCAGTGCAGGACTGACAACTCTATTTCGCCGACGGTGACTTTATCACCCTCTTCCAGCCAACGAGTTGGGGTAAAAGTTTCACACTCATCTAGCCCAAACATTCGGCTCTGGGCAGGTAGCCCTTCCAACCAAAAAATATCTTCTTTCTCAGGGCCATAGATAGGGATATCAAAATGTGCAGCTAACTCAGCAGCTGCCCCTACATGGTCCAGATGACCGTGGGTCAGCAAAATCTGGTTCACGTTGACCCCTTGGCGTGCCACTTCAGCAATGATTTTGTCTGCATCACCGCCGGGATCGACCAATGCAGCCTGCCCCGTGGCTTCGCACCAGATTAAGGTGCAGTTCTGGCTAAAGGCCGTGACTGGAATAATTTGATATTTCATAAGCTCCACCCCCAATGCAGCGTTCAATGCATTGGCATAAAAATTCGCGTTACCAGGTTCTAGTCGGCCCGGTATCAATATGCACAAAGTTACTGCGAGGGTAATATCCTACACCACCTGCGCGCATTTTTAATGCCGCTTTGCGGATATTGCTTAGTTGAATACCTTCAATATGGAAATCCATCGCTTTCCCTTGCGTGTGGAAACTGTGCTTAGCCACACCGCGACTGCGTTCACGCAGCTCATTATTGGTATCAAGGGAGCGGTAACCGGAAATAAGCTGCACCGGTTTAGTTGTACCGAGAAGACCTTGTAGACGATATAGCTGATCAAACAGGCGTGGATCGATGGTTTTTACTTTATTGGCCCGATAATCGCGGAATAGATGATTTAAGCGGGAAAGTTCGTCTTTGTTATAGCTTCGACCATCAAAAAACTCTGCTTTTATGGACTCGCCTGTATTCAAATTATTCAGGGTCAAGATACGTGGGCGAGGAGTCGAAAGCGTAGCAAATGCTTGCCCCGGTAGTAGCGACATACCCAGCGCCACCCCGCCTAATGTTAGCCACTTGCGGCGATGATTATCAATTTTATCCATGTTCTCTGTTAATACCTGGCAATAATGTCAAAAGAAAGCACTAAATGTGCCGCTCCGAACCATAACCGCCTACGGAAAGTCAGTCAACCCGCATTCGGCCCGCATTCACTGTGCGTTGATGTTCGGTTAAAGGGAGCCTTGGTTTAGGCCCCCCCGACGATAACCCGATATTAAGACCATTAGTTATTGAGTTTTACTGCATTTATTGCAGCAAAAGTTCAGCTTGAGGTGAGATTTGTGCACCGGATCTCACCGTTTTATCATAATTGTAAATATCTGTTCTAAATTGTGGCTTACCATCATCAGCAACCCATGCTGTTAGGTAATACAATTGCACCGGAACACGTTGGCGGATGTTGACGTAAGTGGTATCGCCCTGCTTCAGGGTCGATGAGACCCGCGCATCATTCCAACCCGCATCTTGCAATAGCATATTGGCTAAATCAGAGGCTTTATTCACCCTCACACAGCCGGAACTTAGCGCGCGGATATCCTTCTGGAACAGCCCATGGTTCGGCGTATCATGCAGATAGATAGCATCAGAGCTTGGCATATTAAATTTGAATCGCCCTAATGAATTACTGGCACCTGGGGCCTGACGCAAACGATAAGGGAAGTTATTAGGTGAAATCATGCTCCAATCGATCATTGATGGGTCAACGACTTCAGCCTCATTACTCCACCCAGACAGCACGGTATAACCGTGACGTTGGAAGTAGCCCGCGTCATAGCGTGCTTTTGGCACGATATCCTGGCGTACCAGAGAGGTCGGTACGTTCCACGGTGGATTAACGACCACATTATTTAACGCGCTACTCATTAGCGGTGTTTTGCGGCTTGGACGGCCAACAATCACTCGGGATGAGAGCACTTCCGCACCATTCTTATAATAATTCAGCGAATAGTTTGGAATGTTAACCATGATGCCGTTATCAACCTGCCCCGGCAAAATACGTAAGCGCTGAATATTCAGTGCCAGCAAGGTAGCCCGCGTTTGTGGTGAAACATTTAACCACTCGCGGGTGCGCGCGCCAATCACCCCATCATCACTCAACCCATGCCACAGTTGAAAACGTTTGACGGCCGCCACTAACTCGGGCGTGTAGACATTGTCGGTAAGTGTAGCGATAGTTGTTAACGGTGCAGATGGCGGCGTGATAGCCCCTCCGGTGACCGGAATATCAGCAACAGGTGCCGCTGATGGGCTAACCACCAGACTGTGGGCCTGAGCGCGGGTTTTCTCTTCATCAACAGAGAGGTCGTCATTGACTGCGGCAACCGTAGGATTATCAACAGGGATAACCTCTGGCGCTTTTACCGGCGTCGCGGCCACAGGGTGCAACATGCCGGTTCGATCGAGAATTTGACGTAGCGCCGGAATATCATCACTGAGCTGCCCCGGACGTAAGCTCGGGCCATTGGACAGCTGTGGCCAGGGTCGCCGATCAGCCAGCATCTGTTTCAGCGCTTTGTGCATTTTGTCGTATTGAGGATGCTGAGGGGCCAATGACGCCAGATAAGCCGCGGAACTCCCCTCTTGTACTGCCTGCTTCCAGCGATTTAGCGCGGTGGCGGGTGGCATCGCCATCTTGTAAGGCACATTGCTGTACAACCAAACGCTGCCGTTGGCATTCACACCTGAGATAAAGTGCAAATACCCCAGCATGGCATCCGATAAAATAATATCACGGGCCATGCCGGTCATCTCAGGATCACTTAACCATTTTACCCACTGCATAAATTGCGGTTGAATACCGGAGAGCGCCACTTCGGCTAATTGTTGCTGAAAACGCTGGGTGGCAACTTTATCCTGCCACATAGGTTGCATCGCATTTTCAGCATATAAAAGTGCCAAATCAGACGCATAAAAAGGTGTAATCGTTTTAGGCAATATTGCTAATAACTGTGAACGGCTTTGTGCCACCGACATATTTGATGTCGCCGGGATCACCTGACGGCTCGGAGACAACACTGAAGATGAGTCTATTGCTGTGATCGGTGCCGATGCGGTAAATAGTGGCATCAGGCTGCAAATTAAAGCGCAATATAACGTTAATGCGCGTTGCGGACTTCGTTTCCCTATCGACATTCTATGCCCCCGGTATGCTGACTATCTAAATACGCCATAGTTTGTCGTTACCCTTCTTCCTTGACATTGCAGCGGTATTAGCTGCTCTCTCTAAATTTTGGGCATTAATATGATTATACAAACTGAAATGCCCTTGTGAGTAGCCAACGCTATATTTTTAACCATTACTTTACGCTAACAGATTTTCTGCACTTATAAAATATAACCCGCAAGATGTGGCAGAAATAAAAATAGCCGTTTTTACGCGGCTATTTAGTAGGATTAATTATTGCTGCTTTTTATTTGAACAACTATTAACCACCATGCAGTTGTTCAACCGGCAGTGTCGGTATTTCATTCGCAAAGCCTCTTAAGCCAACCACATGTACATGCTCATGATTTTGGAAGACTTTTCGTACCAATTTATAGGTTGTCCCTTTCTCTGGACTGATATTTTCTGGTGCTGCAATAATTAATTGCATTTCCAATCGCTCACACAGTTCAAATAATGTCGCGATAGATTTCGCATCCAGACGCGCCGCTTCATCAAGGAACAGCAAACGGCAAGGAGAAATATCTTTACCACGTAAACGGCGTGACTCCTCTTCCCAGCTCTGCACCACCATCACCAGAATAGACATACCGGTCCCGATAGCTTCACCGGTCGATAATGCACCACTCTCTGCACGTAACCAGCCATCCGCACCACGGTAAACCTCGACCTCCAGCTCCAGATAGTTACGGTAATCTAGCAGCTCTTCACCAATGGTTTGCGGCAAGCGCTGCCCCATATCCATTTGTGGATTCAGGCGCTGATACAGTTTTGCCAGCGCTTCCGAGAAGGTCAGACGGTTGCTGTTGAACAGATCCTGATGCTGCTCTTGCTGCTCGGATAGGACATCGAGCAAGGTAGAGTGAGCTTCACGCACATTAACATTCAGCCGCACACTCTTCACCTGACCAAATGAGACCGCTTGTAAACCCTGGTTCAGCATACGAATACGGTTCTGTTCGCGCTGAATGGTTTTACGGATGATATTTGCCACACTTTTGGAACTGATGGCTAATTTCTGCTCACGCGCCGTCAACTCTTCCGTCAAGCGGCCCAGCTCAATCTCCATTTGCTCAATGGCTTCGACGGGATCATCAGTACGAATAATATCCTGACGAATGCGCTCACGCAGATGTTGATACACCGCGATATAGAACTGGATTTTACGTTCAGGCCGCTTCGGATCTTCTGACAAACGCAGCACGTCACGCAGATGTTCGTTATCGGCAACCGCCAGACGCAATGCCCCCAGCGCCTTATCCGACATTGACCGCAGCTCGTCACCATCCATATAGGCGAGTTCACGGCGATGCAAGCGGCGCTCAACGCCATTATCTTTCACCATCCGCATCACCGCACACCAACCCGCTTTGGCATTGACCACTTGCTCGCGAATCTGATAATAATCGCGCTCCAGCTTGCGCAGTTTCTTCTGCAAGCTGTCCATCTCGGCTTCACAGAAGGTGATCTGTTTTTCCAACTGATTACGTCGCGAGCGGTTAGTGCTCAGTGCGGCATGCAACTCATCTCGGCGGGTGCGGGCGCGAGCTTCTGCATCGGCATCGGCCTGAACACCAATATCCACCAGCTCCTGACTCAGCTCCTTCAGCATCTCACGCTTGGCGTCGTAAGAACTTTTTAGTGAAGCCAAAACTTGGTTGTACTGGGTAAACTGCGCCTGATATTGGCGTAACTGCTCACGAGCACGGCTGCGTTCCGCTTCGGCCTGCTCTAAGCGCTGACGCAGCTTATCGTTAAGATCTGAGTTTTCCGTCAACATGCCCGCAGAGTCGGTATAGCTAAAGTGCGTACGGCGCTGAACCACCTCGGTCAGGGCGAAAGCTTGCTGTTTCGCCTGGCGCTGGCTGTTCTGGGCCAAAGCATAGTTTTCCTGCAACTGTTCGTGCTGCTGCGGGTCACTTTGCAACACCGCCAACAGCGGTTCAAGTTTGGTTAGAGCCGCGCCATGTTTTTGGATATGACGGGCCGCTTCCTGTGCTTCTGCCAACTCTTCGGTTATCTCTTCGACTCTATCGGTTAAGGTATCATCCAGTAGCAGTGAAACCAGTGGAATCAATCTGTTAAGGGCCGAAATTCCCTCTTTGGCTTGTGCAAACTGCTGGCGCTGCTGCTGGTTTTGATCTTCATGTGCATTCAGTGCGCGTTCTATTTCACCGCGACGGGTATTCAGCAAACGAATTTCAGCTTCTGGATCTGCATCAAACGCCACCGCCAGATGGGAGCCAATAAAGCGACTGAATGCTTGATGTAGACGCTGTGTTTTTTGCACATCAAATGACAAGGTGGCGTAGCGTTCAGCCAAACTGTCGCGCTCTTGATACAGCGCTTCCAAGCGGTTTTCACGGGCAGCGCGACCAAACAGCGGCACTTCTGGGTAACGAGAGTAGCGCCACTGGCGATCGGCGATTTTCACCACTACCGCTTTGTCATGCTCTTCGACGGCAAATACGCTGTCATCAAATGACTGCGGATCCCCTTCGATGAGATAGAGATCTTCCGGGCAATCTTCCAAACCGACCAGTTGATCGCGCACCAATGACAAATCCGGCACCACGATACCGTGGCGTGATGGGCCATAAAGCGCGGAGAAGTAAGGGGCGTCGTCGAGAGTGACGTCGTCATAAATCTCGGATAACAGCACACCACCAAAACGCTCGGCCAGCGCAATCATTCGCGCATCTTCAGCGCCACTCGGCTGGCTCAAC comes from Yersinia bercovieri ATCC 43970 and encodes:
- the ompF gene encoding porin OmpF; protein product: MKRNILAVVIPALLAAGAANAAEIYNKDGNKLDLYGKVDARHQFSDNKGQDGDETYVRFGFKGETQITSQLTGYGQWEYNVQANHAESQGDKGNKTRLGFAGLKFAEFGSLDYGRNYGVIYDVNAWTDMLPVFGGDSISNSDNYMTGRSTGLATYRNTNFFGLVDGLNFALQYQGKNEDGRDGSTTTGGITTFNNLKDQNGDGFGISSTYDIGYGVNFGAGFSSSNRTDEQKRFSTAPGEKAQAWNVGAKYDANNVYLAVMYAETQNMTPYGDANDTIANKTRDIEITAQYQFDFGLRPSLGYVQSKGKDLDDAAGDNHDLVKYVSVGTYYAFNKNMTTYVDYKINLMDKDAFTEANGLLTDDVVGVGLVYQF
- a CDS encoding amino acid aminotransferase, with product MFEKITAAPADPILGLTDIFRADDRPNKINLGIGVYKDETGKTPVLTSVKKAEQYLLENEVTKNYLDIGGLPAFASCTQELLFGSQSAIIADKRARTAQTPGGTGGLRIAADFIAHQTSAKRVWVSNPSWPNHKNIFAAAGLEVVEYAYYDAANHALDFDGLLNSLSEAQAGDVVLFHGCCHNPTGIDPTEAQWSQLAELSVAKGWLPLFDFAYQGFAKGLEEDAQGLRIFAATHQELIVCSSYSKNFGLYNERVGACTVVAASNDVADIAFSQVKAVIRANYSNPPAHGASVVATILSTPALRAIWEQELADMRQRIHRMRQLFVNTLQEKGAKQDFSFIINQNGMFSFSGLTKEQVLRLRNEFAVYAVNSGRVNVAGMTPDNMAPLCEAIVAVL
- a CDS encoding EAL domain-containing protein, which encodes MPFRRFRLNKFLSRLGFSCMVFLLFLLLGAVVIYGQTKANMHQDAETKLLQGRVRFDQIFNNLQHAAIQVETGLGKPCLQVVQNLRDQVVMVPDVRSVSFAKGSTIFCSSIYGPLSAPFDLNVFVDGQLELMSGNDVTPDRALMVYRQERGDYSILVAVDGYYLRSILNLLSGDIQLQLRVGNQWMDAAGAVHVGAPQKKGELLYLASDKFAYSLSTTLSNQQYLAYVWQYTQGSLIFFILMSIGSAVLVFWLSGRAASPTQVLKQALENNEFIPYMQPIVSGKEKYWIGCEVLMRWQHPGQGMIQPNHFIPMAEDSELIVPMTRSIMQQVSARFAPYVNQLPEGFHFGFNISANHCRDLSLLDDCRNFIQAFGGNKINITLELTERKLIVADEMTDRLFAELHALGVFIAIDDFGTGHSSLSYLQKFKVDFLKIDQSFVGMIGSDALSSHIVGNVIDLATRLGLQTIAEGVENDTQMRYLQAHNVDYLQGYMFGRPMPMSEFAKYMFH
- a CDS encoding MBL fold metallo-hydrolase; the encoded protein is MKYQIIPVTAFSQNCTLIWCEATGQAALVDPGGDADKIIAEVARQGVNVNQILLTHGHLDHVGAAAELAAHFDIPIYGPEKEDIFWLEGLPAQSRMFGLDECETFTPTRWLEEGDKVTVGEIELSVLHCPGHTPGHIVFIDQQGRLALVGDVIFNGGVGRSDFPRGDHQQLINSIRTKLLPLGDDITFIPGHGPMSTLGHERQTNPFIREEPAIW
- a CDS encoding YcbK family protein; translation: MDKIDNHRRKWLTLGGVALGMSLLPGQAFATLSTPRPRILTLNNLNTGESIKAEFFDGRSYNKDELSRLNHLFRDYRANKVKTIDPRLFDQLYRLQGLLGTTKPVQLISGYRSLDTNNELRERSRGVAKHSFHTQGKAMDFHIEGIQLSNIRKAALKMRAGGVGYYPRSNFVHIDTGPTRTW
- the ldtD gene encoding L,D-transpeptidase, with translation MSIGKRSPQRALTLYCALICSLMPLFTASAPITAIDSSSVLSPSRQVIPATSNMSVAQSRSQLLAILPKTITPFYASDLALLYAENAMQPMWQDKVATQRFQQQLAEVALSGIQPQFMQWVKWLSDPEMTGMARDIILSDAMLGYLHFISGVNANGSVWLYSNVPYKMAMPPATALNRWKQAVQEGSSAAYLASLAPQHPQYDKMHKALKQMLADRRPWPQLSNGPSLRPGQLSDDIPALRQILDRTGMLHPVAATPVKAPEVIPVDNPTVAAVNDDLSVDEEKTRAQAHSLVVSPSAAPVADIPVTGGAITPPSAPLTTIATLTDNVYTPELVAAVKRFQLWHGLSDDGVIGARTREWLNVSPQTRATLLALNIQRLRILPGQVDNGIMVNIPNYSLNYYKNGAEVLSSRVIVGRPSRKTPLMSSALNNVVVNPPWNVPTSLVRQDIVPKARYDAGYFQRHGYTVLSGWSNEAEVVDPSMIDWSMISPNNFPYRLRQAPGASNSLGRFKFNMPSSDAIYLHDTPNHGLFQKDIRALSSGCVRVNKASDLANMLLQDAGWNDARVSSTLKQGDTTYVNIRQRVPVQLYYLTAWVADDGKPQFRTDIYNYDKTVRSGAQISPQAELLLQ
- the mukB gene encoding chromosome partition protein MukB, which encodes MIERGKFRSLTLVNWNGFFARTFDLDELVTTLSGGNGAGKSTAMAAFVTALIPDLTLLHFRNTTEAGATSGSRDKGLHGKLRAGVCYSTLDVVNSRHQRIVVGVRLQQVAGRDRKVDIKPFTIQGLPTAIQPTQILTEVVGERQARVLSLPELKERVEEMEGVQFKQFNSITDYHSLMFDLGVIPKRLRSSADRSKFYRLIEASLYGGISSAITRSLRDYLLPENSGVRKAFQDMEAALRENRMTLEAIRVTQSDRDLFKHLISEATSYVAADYMRHANERRIHLDGALVLRRDLLASRKQLITEQYRHVEMSRELAEQSGAESDLETDYQAASDHLSLVQTAMRQQEKIERYQGDLEELTYRLEEQSEVVGEAGEQQADNEARAEAAELEVDELKSQLADYQQALDVQQTRAIQYQQALQALERARALCQLPELTADNAEEWLETFQAKEQEATESLLQLEQKLSVADAAHSQFEQAYQLVVNIAGQVSRSEAWQTARELLRDWPSQQHLAERVQPLRMRLSELEQRLRAQQDAERLLQEFCKRQGQVYQPEELEELQRELESQVEELSLSVSDAGERRMEMRQELEQLKLKIQELTARAPVWLAAQDALSQLSEQSGEALEDSRQVTEHMQQLLERERETTVERDEVAATKRAIDAQIERLSQPSGAEDARMIALAERFGGVLLSEIYDDVTLDDAPYFSALYGPSRHGIVVPDLSLVRDQLVGLEDCPEDLYLIEGDPQSFDDSVFAVEEHDKAVVVKIADRQWRYSRYPEVPLFGRAARENRLEALYQERDSLAERYATLSFDVQKTQRLHQAFSRFIGSHLAVAFDADPEAEIRLLNTRRGEIERALNAHEDQNQQQRQQFAQAKEGISALNRLIPLVSLLLDDTLTDRVEEITEELAEAQEAARHIQKHGAALTKLEPLLAVLQSDPQQHEQLQENYALAQNSQRQAKQQAFALTEVVQRRTHFSYTDSAGMLTENSDLNDKLRQRLEQAEAERSRAREQLRQYQAQFTQYNQVLASLKSSYDAKREMLKELSQELVDIGVQADADAEARARTRRDELHAALSTNRSRRNQLEKQITFCEAEMDSLQKKLRKLERDYYQIREQVVNAKAGWCAVMRMVKDNGVERRLHRRELAYMDGDELRSMSDKALGALRLAVADNEHLRDVLRLSEDPKRPERKIQFYIAVYQHLRERIRQDIIRTDDPVEAIEQMEIELGRLTEELTAREQKLAISSKSVANIIRKTIQREQNRIRMLNQGLQAVSFGQVKSVRLNVNVREAHSTLLDVLSEQQEQHQDLFNSNRLTFSEALAKLYQRLNPQMDMGQRLPQTIGEELLDYRNYLELEVEVYRGADGWLRAESGALSTGEAIGTGMSILVMVVQSWEEESRRLRGKDISPCRLLFLDEAARLDAKSIATLFELCERLEMQLIIAAPENISPEKGTTYKLVRKVFQNHEHVHVVGLRGFANEIPTLPVEQLHGG